The following coding sequences are from one Gemmatimonadota bacterium window:
- a CDS encoding fibronectin type III domain-containing protein has product MMPGFASTTRAAMLLTLALLGACSEDPVTPPANDAPTGLAAAATGQTTIRVTWTAPATAATSFVLQRATGAAGAFATITSPAATATQYDDAGLTLGTQYRYRLAAVRAAGTSAYSTEATATTAGVGAIEVTADITTNTTWTPANVYRLKGFRKVANGATLTIEAGTRIEGDFATVGSSLFVLRGARIVANGTAADPIVFTSSQTAGTRQSGDWGGLVIVGNGVINRSGVVNIEGTGTSVDNALVPYSGGNNNGDNSGRLSYVRVEYAGFGPAQDAELNSFTLAAVGSATVIDHLEALNGLDDHFEIFGGALDAKYLVSYQAGDDHFDMSEGFVGRLQYLVGFQSKVLVPRAGAGNVSSDPQGIENDGCNGSGCDNGFDTTPFTVPVVANFTLVGTGPGVVGASGGYGAVLRRGTGGHYVNGIFARWPAAAIGYRDAASKTRETNGLLSFKGVFVAESPVAFQAGQQTYAGNVADVDFQGATTAVSLFTKLPATPTAVADFDWSLAAAVAPRTGGVTTFTGDLLTRAGAFITGTSYRGAAAPAGTQWWEGWTSYSNN; this is encoded by the coding sequence ATGATGCCTGGCTTTGCTTCGACCACCCGCGCGGCGATGCTCCTGACGCTCGCCCTGCTTGGCGCCTGCTCCGAGGACCCGGTGACACCGCCGGCCAATGATGCCCCGACCGGGTTGGCCGCGGCGGCGACGGGCCAGACCACCATCCGCGTGACGTGGACCGCGCCGGCGACGGCCGCCACGTCGTTCGTTCTGCAGCGCGCCACCGGCGCGGCCGGCGCCTTCGCGACGATCACGTCGCCGGCCGCCACCGCCACCCAGTACGATGACGCCGGGCTGACCCTCGGCACGCAGTATCGCTATCGCCTCGCGGCGGTGCGCGCCGCAGGCACCTCGGCCTACTCGACCGAAGCGACGGCAACGACGGCTGGCGTCGGTGCCATCGAAGTCACCGCCGACATCACCACCAACACCACGTGGACCCCCGCGAACGTCTACCGGCTGAAGGGCTTCCGGAAGGTCGCCAACGGCGCCACGCTGACGATCGAGGCCGGCACCCGCATCGAGGGTGACTTCGCCACCGTCGGCTCGTCGCTCTTCGTGCTGCGTGGCGCCCGGATCGTGGCCAACGGCACCGCGGCCGATCCGATCGTCTTCACCTCGTCGCAGACGGCCGGCACGCGCCAGTCCGGCGACTGGGGCGGCCTGGTCATCGTCGGCAACGGCGTCATCAACCGCTCGGGCGTCGTGAACATCGAAGGGACCGGCACGTCGGTCGACAATGCCCTGGTTCCCTATTCGGGCGGCAACAACAACGGCGACAACAGCGGCCGCCTGAGCTACGTGCGCGTCGAGTACGCCGGCTTCGGTCCCGCGCAGGATGCCGAGCTCAATTCCTTCACGCTCGCGGCGGTCGGCAGCGCTACGGTCATCGACCACCTCGAGGCGTTGAACGGCCTCGATGACCACTTCGAGATCTTCGGTGGGGCGCTCGACGCGAAGTACCTGGTGTCGTACCAGGCCGGCGACGACCACTTCGACATGTCTGAAGGCTTTGTGGGTCGCCTGCAGTACCTGGTCGGCTTCCAGAGCAAGGTGCTGGTCCCGCGCGCTGGCGCCGGCAACGTCTCCTCGGATCCGCAGGGCATCGAGAACGACGGCTGCAACGGCTCGGGCTGCGACAACGGCTTCGACACCACGCCGTTCACGGTCCCGGTGGTCGCCAACTTCACGCTGGTCGGCACCGGGCCGGGCGTCGTCGGCGCCTCGGGCGGGTATGGCGCCGTGCTCCGTCGCGGAACGGGCGGGCACTACGTCAACGGCATCTTCGCTCGCTGGCCCGCTGCCGCGATCGGCTATCGTGACGCCGCGTCGAAGACGCGCGAAACGAACGGCCTGCTCTCGTTCAAGGGCGTGTTCGTCGCCGAGTCGCCGGTGGCCTTCCAGGCCGGCCAGCAGACCTACGCCGGCAACGTGGCCGACGTCGACTTCCAGGGTGCCACCACCGCCGTCTCGCTGTTCACGAAGCTCCCGGCCACCCCGACCGCGGTCGCCGACTTCGACTGGTCGCTGGCGGCTGCCGTCGCCCCGCGCACCGGTGGCGTGACCACCTTCACCGGTGACCTGCTCACCCGCGCCGGCGCCTTCATCACCGGCACGAGCTACCGTGGCGCGGCAGCTCCGGCCGGCACGCAGTGGTGGGAAGGGTGGACGTCGTACAGCAACAACTGA
- the hisH gene encoding imidazole glycerol phosphate synthase subunit HisH: MIAVVDYGVNNLASVVRALAAAGHPGTLTADPDVVRRADRVVLPGVGNFGRAAVTLAVTGLGEALRDVAAAGRPLLGICLGMQLCHRESEEAPGATGLGLLPGRVIRFRTTRHVPHVGWAEVRVTDAGRRHAVAGPLLGETGQFYYHVHSYHPADLPEDAILGVGDYDGRFPTLVGQGSVLGAQFHPEKSQQAGIALLKAFAEWTP; this comes from the coding sequence GTGATCGCTGTCGTGGACTACGGGGTCAACAACCTCGCATCGGTGGTCCGGGCACTTGCCGCCGCCGGGCACCCGGGCACGCTCACGGCCGATCCGGACGTGGTGCGTCGCGCCGATCGGGTCGTGCTGCCGGGGGTGGGCAACTTCGGTCGCGCGGCGGTGACGCTGGCGGTGACGGGCCTGGGAGAGGCACTCCGCGACGTCGCCGCGGCCGGCCGTCCGTTGCTCGGTATCTGCCTCGGGATGCAGCTCTGTCACCGCGAGAGCGAGGAGGCACCGGGCGCCACCGGGCTCGGCCTGCTGCCGGGCCGCGTCATTCGCTTCCGCACGACGCGGCATGTCCCGCACGTCGGCTGGGCCGAGGTGCGGGTGACCGACGCCGGACGCCGGCACGCGGTGGCCGGCCCGCTCCTCGGCGAGACGGGGCAGTTCTACTATCACGTCCATTCGTATCACCCCGCCGACTTGCCGGAGGACGCCATCCTTGGCGTTGGCGACTACGATGGCCGTTTCCCCACGCTGGTGGGGCAGGGGAGCGTGCTCGGGGCACAGTTCCATCCCGAGAAGTCGCAGCAGGCGGGGATTGCCCTCCTGAAGGCGTTTGCGGAGTGGACGCCGTGA
- a CDS encoding TonB-dependent receptor: MTAGFARRLGLVLSLLLPAGLAAQGTGRIVGRIVDADGNIPLGGARIAIVGTPRMAQSAVDGRYSLTNVAVGTVSLRITNIGYAPKTITEVAVTDGGVTTLDITLSAQAVQLTEITVTAAAERGSVSAALDEQRSAVGIVNAISSEQIARSPDGDAAAAVQRVSGATVQDGKYVFVRGLGDRYTQASLNGARIPSPEPEKKVVPLDLFPSSLLEGITTSKTFTPDQPGDFSGALVNIKTKEFSGKRFTAFSITTGANDAITGQSGRFAPSTGRDWLALGGAARRLPSAVSSTDFTQQLPASQANALIGQLRNVWSPTSRTGAPNAGFGMTLGGNLPTGGTGVSYLLSGTYSFSQETRAGSRRALAQVSGAGTAEELDRYDGDLGRNSVLWGGIANLSTTIGSRSKVALNNTYNRTMDNEGRLETGRSENLSQDLQIQRLRYVERNVRSTQLALTHDIGRGQQIEWGVTASGVTRREPDRSEIVYSLPEGGGAPQWFGFSNEAAVRTFADLKENSLEANVNWRLSLGAASVGRSLKVGGLYRTTDRDAVNTSYSLSLARALGAADLALPAEELFDGRFTAGDQQTLRIVPLAAGGSYTASDRLGAGYAMVTWPLSGSLELIGGARVEHSEVEVSSLSSAGEPSLATPSFTDVLPSLAMNLRLSERASVRLSATQTLSRPEYRELSPVLFREVIGADNVKGNPNLTRALIQNYDLRWELYPSRGEILSLGVFAKRFERPIERIYQGTSGTRIITYVNAKSANNYGAEIELRKELAGLSSALKTFSIAANATVMKSTIEIDPTSGSITSASRKMVGQAPYVLNGGLTWTHPTAPASATLLFNRVGARITEAGEQPLPDVVEQSRNVLDLSLRFPLLAGVAARVDARNLLDAPYQILQGDVIRERYRGGRTVSVGFSWKQ; encoded by the coding sequence ATGACGGCAGGATTCGCGCGACGGCTGGGCCTGGTACTCTCCCTTCTCTTGCCGGCGGGCCTCGCGGCCCAGGGCACCGGACGGATTGTCGGCCGGATTGTCGACGCCGACGGCAACATCCCGCTCGGCGGCGCGCGCATCGCCATCGTGGGCACGCCCCGGATGGCGCAGAGCGCGGTGGACGGTCGCTACTCGCTGACCAACGTCGCGGTCGGGACCGTCTCCCTCCGGATCACCAACATCGGCTACGCCCCGAAGACCATCACGGAGGTGGCGGTCACCGACGGCGGCGTCACGACCCTCGACATCACCCTCTCGGCGCAGGCGGTCCAGCTGACCGAGATCACGGTGACGGCTGCCGCCGAGCGCGGCTCCGTCTCGGCGGCGCTCGACGAACAGCGTAGCGCGGTCGGGATCGTGAACGCGATCTCCTCCGAGCAGATCGCCCGCTCCCCCGACGGCGACGCGGCCGCGGCGGTGCAGCGCGTCAGTGGCGCCACGGTCCAGGACGGCAAGTACGTCTTCGTCCGCGGCCTTGGCGATCGCTACACGCAGGCCTCGCTCAACGGCGCCCGCATCCCGTCGCCGGAGCCGGAGAAGAAGGTCGTGCCGCTCGACCTCTTCCCGTCGTCGCTGCTCGAGGGGATCACCACCTCGAAGACCTTCACCCCCGATCAGCCGGGCGACTTCTCCGGCGCGCTGGTGAACATCAAGACGAAGGAATTCTCGGGGAAGCGGTTCACCGCCTTCTCGATCACGACCGGCGCCAATGACGCGATCACCGGGCAGTCCGGCCGTTTCGCCCCGTCGACCGGCCGCGACTGGCTGGCGTTGGGTGGGGCGGCACGCCGCCTGCCGAGCGCGGTGTCGAGCACCGACTTCACGCAGCAGCTGCCGGCCTCCCAGGCCAACGCGCTGATCGGCCAGCTGCGCAATGTCTGGTCGCCGACGTCGCGGACCGGGGCGCCGAATGCCGGCTTCGGCATGACGCTCGGGGGCAACCTGCCGACGGGTGGGACCGGAGTGAGCTACCTCCTCTCGGGGACCTACTCCTTCTCGCAGGAGACGCGGGCCGGGTCACGCCGCGCGCTCGCGCAGGTGTCCGGCGCCGGCACGGCCGAGGAACTCGACCGCTACGACGGCGATCTGGGCCGCAACAGCGTGCTCTGGGGCGGGATCGCGAACCTCAGCACGACGATCGGCAGCCGCAGCAAGGTCGCCCTGAACAACACGTACAACCGCACGATGGACAACGAAGGGCGCCTGGAGACGGGCCGCTCGGAGAACCTGTCGCAGGACCTGCAGATCCAGCGACTCCGGTACGTCGAGCGGAACGTCCGTTCGACGCAGCTGGCGCTGACGCACGACATTGGTCGGGGCCAGCAGATCGAGTGGGGCGTCACGGCGTCGGGTGTGACCCGCCGCGAGCCGGATCGTTCGGAAATCGTGTACTCGCTGCCCGAGGGCGGCGGTGCGCCGCAGTGGTTCGGCTTCTCCAACGAGGCGGCCGTCCGGACCTTCGCCGACCTCAAGGAGAACTCGCTCGAAGCCAACGTGAACTGGCGCCTGTCGCTTGGTGCCGCGTCGGTCGGGCGCTCGCTCAAGGTGGGCGGGCTCTACCGCACGACCGACCGCGACGCGGTGAACACCTCCTACTCGCTCTCGCTCGCGCGTGCGCTGGGCGCCGCCGACCTCGCGTTGCCCGCCGAAGAGCTGTTCGATGGCCGCTTCACGGCCGGCGACCAGCAGACGCTGCGCATCGTCCCGCTCGCCGCCGGCGGTTCGTACACCGCCAGCGACCGGCTTGGGGCCGGCTACGCCATGGTCACCTGGCCGCTCTCCGGTTCGCTCGAGCTGATCGGTGGCGCCCGCGTGGAACACTCCGAGGTCGAGGTCTCGTCGCTGTCGTCGGCCGGCGAGCCGTCGCTGGCCACGCCGTCCTTCACCGACGTGCTTCCGTCGCTGGCGATGAACCTCCGGTTGTCGGAACGGGCCTCGGTCCGCCTCTCGGCGACGCAGACGCTCTCACGTCCCGAGTACCGTGAGCTCTCGCCGGTGCTGTTCCGTGAAGTGATCGGGGCGGACAACGTCAAGGGCAATCCGAACCTCACCCGGGCGTTGATCCAGAACTACGACCTCCGCTGGGAGCTCTACCCGAGCCGCGGCGAGATCCTGTCGCTCGGCGTCTTCGCGAAGCGGTTCGAACGCCCGATCGAGCGGATCTATCAGGGCACGTCCGGGACGCGCATCATCACCTACGTCAACGCCAAGTCCGCCAACAACTATGGCGCGGAAATCGAGCTCCGGAAGGAGCTGGCCGGGCTGAGCTCGGCGCTCAAGACTTTCTCGATCGCCGCGAACGCCACGGTGATGAAGTCGACCATCGAGATCGACCCGACCTCGGGCTCGATCACGAGCGCGTCGCGCAAGATGGTGGGCCAGGCGCCGTACGTGCTCAACGGCGGTCTCACCTGGACGCACCCGACCGCGCCGGCCTCTGCCACCCTGCTCTTCAATCGCGTCGGCGCCCGGATCACCGAGGCCGGCGAGCAGCCGCTGCCGGACGTGGTGGAACAGTCGCGCAACGTGCTCGACCTCTCGCTCCGCTTCCCGCTCCTCGCCGGCGTCGCCGCCCGCGTCGATGCCCGCAACCTGCTGGATGCGCCGTACCAGATCCTGCAGGGCGACGTGATCCGCGAGCGGTACCGCGGCGGGCGGACGGTCAGCGTGGGGTTCAGCTGGAAGCAGTAA
- a CDS encoding NUDIX domain-containing protein: MTTVAVSLVDVVVLRGRGETLEVLLLQRGPGGRCPGSWEMVHGHIEAGETPADAAQREVREETGVAPTRFYNLSRVELFYQHRVDEVAMVPVFVAFLPENAEVVLSHEHAARQWCTPAEARQRCAWAREARALDDAIRMLGSGDAGPIEDVLRLC, encoded by the coding sequence GTGACAACCGTGGCGGTCTCGCTGGTCGACGTCGTGGTGCTGCGAGGCCGCGGGGAGACGCTGGAGGTGCTCCTGCTGCAGCGCGGGCCCGGCGGCCGCTGTCCCGGGTCGTGGGAGATGGTGCACGGGCATATCGAGGCGGGGGAGACGCCCGCGGACGCCGCGCAGCGCGAGGTGCGTGAGGAGACGGGCGTGGCACCGACCCGCTTCTACAACCTCTCGCGCGTCGAACTCTTCTACCAGCATCGCGTGGACGAAGTGGCGATGGTGCCGGTCTTCGTTGCCTTCCTTCCGGAAAATGCCGAGGTCGTGCTGAGTCACGAACACGCGGCACGGCAGTGGTGCACGCCGGCGGAGGCACGGCAGCGGTGTGCCTGGGCCCGTGAGGCGCGCGCGCTCGACGACGCCATCCGCATGCTCGGCAGCGGTGATGCCGGCCCGATCGAGGACGTCCTCCGCCTATGCTAG
- the hisB gene encoding imidazoleglycerol-phosphate dehydratase HisB, which produces MSRSATIERITAETEIRVRLELDGTGEASIESGIGFFDHMLTAVARHGLFDLVVHAEGDLHVDGHHTVEDTGIALGQAIAEALDDRAGIRRYGEATVPLDEALVRVVIDCSGRPHLEWHADPVAWQMLGEFDVALVPEFFRAVAVHAGLTMHIDLIRGRNAHHIVEATFKAFTRALDAATAIDPRVQGVPSTKGVL; this is translated from the coding sequence ATGAGCCGGTCCGCCACCATCGAACGGATCACCGCCGAGACCGAAATTCGGGTCCGGCTGGAATTGGACGGCACCGGCGAGGCGTCGATCGAATCCGGCATCGGCTTCTTCGACCACATGCTGACCGCCGTCGCCCGCCACGGACTCTTCGACCTCGTGGTGCATGCCGAGGGTGACCTGCACGTCGATGGACATCACACCGTCGAGGACACCGGCATCGCACTCGGTCAGGCGATCGCCGAGGCGCTAGATGATCGTGCCGGCATCCGGCGCTACGGTGAGGCCACCGTGCCGCTCGACGAGGCGCTGGTGCGCGTGGTGATCGATTGCTCGGGGCGCCCGCACCTGGAGTGGCACGCCGATCCGGTCGCCTGGCAGATGCTCGGCGAGTTCGACGTCGCGCTGGTGCCGGAGTTCTTCCGCGCCGTTGCGGTGCACGCCGGCCTCACGATGCACATCGACCTGATCCGCGGCCGCAACGCGCACCACATCGTCGAGGCCACCTTCAAGGCGTTCACGCGCGCGCTCGATGCGGCGACCGCCATCGACCCGCGGGTGCAGGGCGTGCCGTCCACCAAGGGCGTGCTGTGA
- the hisF gene encoding imidazole glycerol phosphate synthase subunit HisF: MLARRIIPCLDVADGRVVKGVHFESLRDAGDPVEQAARYDREGADELVFLDITASYRDHSTTLSMVERIAETIFIPFTVGGGIRSVDDAGAALRAGADKVAVNTAAIRDPDLVSQLADAYGSQCVVAAVDVRREGDRWMVMANGGRDETGLEALGWLATLERLGAGEILLTSMDRDGTRSGYDLDLTEAAAKAVGIPVIASGGAGSLAHLADAFEAGAHGVLAASIFHFDGTTIADARAFLTRRGIPVRPPAP, from the coding sequence ATGCTAGCGCGCCGCATCATCCCCTGCCTGGACGTGGCCGATGGCCGCGTCGTGAAGGGCGTGCACTTCGAGTCGCTCCGTGATGCGGGCGACCCGGTGGAGCAGGCCGCGCGCTACGATCGCGAAGGCGCCGACGAGCTCGTCTTCCTCGACATCACCGCGTCCTATCGTGACCACAGCACGACCCTGTCGATGGTGGAGCGGATCGCCGAGACGATCTTCATCCCCTTCACCGTGGGTGGTGGCATCCGCTCGGTGGACGATGCCGGCGCGGCGCTCCGCGCGGGGGCCGACAAGGTGGCGGTCAACACCGCGGCGATCCGCGACCCCGACCTGGTCTCGCAGTTGGCCGACGCCTACGGGTCGCAGTGCGTCGTGGCCGCGGTTGATGTGCGCCGCGAGGGCGACCGCTGGATGGTGATGGCGAATGGGGGCCGGGACGAGACCGGTCTCGAGGCGCTGGGGTGGCTCGCCACGCTGGAGCGTCTCGGTGCTGGCGAGATCCTGCTGACGTCGATGGATCGGGACGGGACGCGCAGTGGCTACGACCTCGATCTGACCGAGGCGGCCGCGAAGGCCGTCGGCATTCCGGTGATCGCGTCGGGCGGGGCCGGGTCGCTGGCTCACCTGGCGGATGCATTCGAGGCGGGAGCCCATGGGGTGCTCGCCGCCTCGATCTTCCACTTTGATGGCACCACGATCGCCGATGCCCGCGCCTTCCTCACCCGCCGCGGCATCCCCGTCCGCCCGCCAGCTCCCTAG
- the hisC gene encoding histidinol-phosphate transaminase: MTAVPTARPDPVEALRLIKASVRSQGAYTLAAPVARHKINQNEAPSDLDADLKTAILERARAKPWHRYPEFTPRSLLDRLATHYDWDAEGLLVGNGSNELIQATLAVTLDRDDVIVAPAPTFSLYRLLAAVHGAHYVGVPFARDFRYDMPRLLRTVERDAAKVLVLNTPNNPTGSAVTRREVEAALDAFDGLVVCDEAYVEFGGETAIPLLAQHPRLVVLRTFSKAVGLAGLRFGVALAHPELAREIAKAKLPYNVNLVTLEAAEVVLDHADRITARVAEVRARRDRTIAALRTIPGLVAFDSAANFCIIRCEAVPARVVFRRLLDDFGILIRDVSAGVDLEQCLRISIGTEDDVTAVLAALRTIFGEAA; encoded by the coding sequence GTGACCGCCGTCCCAACGGCGCGCCCCGACCCGGTCGAGGCGCTGCGCCTGATCAAGGCGAGTGTCCGGTCGCAGGGCGCCTACACGCTGGCGGCGCCGGTCGCGCGGCACAAGATCAATCAGAACGAGGCGCCCTCCGATCTCGATGCCGATCTCAAGACGGCGATCCTCGAGCGCGCCCGGGCCAAGCCCTGGCATCGCTATCCGGAGTTCACGCCGCGCTCGCTGCTCGATCGGCTGGCGACCCACTATGACTGGGACGCCGAGGGACTGCTGGTCGGCAACGGCTCCAACGAGCTGATCCAGGCGACGCTCGCCGTCACCCTCGATCGCGACGACGTGATCGTCGCGCCGGCGCCGACCTTCTCGCTCTATCGACTCCTGGCGGCGGTGCACGGCGCGCACTATGTGGGCGTCCCGTTCGCCCGCGACTTCCGCTATGACATGCCCAGGCTCCTCCGCACCGTCGAACGCGACGCGGCGAAGGTGCTGGTGCTCAACACGCCCAACAATCCGACCGGTTCGGCGGTGACGCGGCGCGAGGTGGAAGCGGCGCTGGACGCCTTCGACGGCCTCGTGGTCTGCGACGAAGCGTACGTCGAATTCGGCGGGGAGACCGCCATCCCCTTGCTCGCGCAGCATCCGCGACTGGTGGTGCTGCGGACCTTCTCCAAGGCGGTCGGGCTGGCCGGCCTGCGCTTCGGCGTGGCGTTGGCACACCCCGAGCTTGCCCGCGAGATCGCCAAGGCGAAGCTGCCCTACAACGTGAACCTCGTGACGCTCGAAGCGGCCGAGGTCGTGCTCGACCACGCCGATCGGATCACCGCGCGCGTCGCCGAGGTGCGCGCGCGCCGCGACCGCACCATCGCGGCGCTGCGGACGATCCCCGGCCTCGTCGCCTTCGACAGCGCCGCCAACTTCTGCATCATTCGCTGCGAGGCCGTCCCGGCCCGGGTGGTGTTCCGGCGACTGCTGGACGACTTCGGGATCCTGATCCGCGACGTCTCCGCTGGCGTCGATCTGGAGCAGTGCCTTCGCATCTCCATCGGCACCGAGGACGACGTCACCGCCGTGCTCGCCGCCTTGCGCACCATTTTCGGGGAGGCCGCATGA